Proteins encoded by one window of Cannabis sativa cultivar Pink pepper isolate KNU-18-1 chromosome 4, ASM2916894v1, whole genome shotgun sequence:
- the LOC115713221 gene encoding heavy metal-associated isoprenylated plant protein 8-like produces MCEEIVLKVYMHCPGCKDKVYKCLRCLEGVEDVVLDSEKHIVIVRGKRANPIQVLEKLRKKYSQNVKLISPIPKPENNEDNQEIVEDQPKLKVILLKMNMHCQGCVDDIKRDLERMRGVLTVVPDMENSLVTVRGIVDASKLVEYIKKRLGRNAEILKQETEEVKAAYYCCNISPIRSNSSQQCYPHSSAQCLCITNMFNDENPFSCSIM; encoded by the exons ATGTGTGAAGAAATTGTTTTGAAAGTATATATGCATTGTCCTGGTTGCAAAGACAAAGTATACAAATGTTTGAGATGTTTAGAAG GAGTTGAAGATGTTGTGCTTGATAGTGAGAAACATATAGTAATAGTAAGAGGGAAAAGGGCTAACCCAATTCAAGTTTTGGAAAAACTTAGAAAGAAATATAGTCAAAATGTTAAGCTTATCTCTCCAATACCAAAACCCGAGAACAATGAAGACAATCAAGAAATTGTAGAAGATCAG CCCAAGTTGAAGGTGATATTGCTAAAAATGAATATGCATTGTCAAGGCTGTGTAGATGATATTAAGAGAGATTTGGAGAGGATGAGAG GAGTTTTAACAGTGGTTCCAGATATGGAGAACTCATTGGTGACAGTAAGGGGAATTGTTGATGCATCAAAATTAGTTGAATACATAAAGAAAAGACTTGGAAGAAATGCTGAGATCTTGAAACAAGAAACTGAAGAAGTAAAAGCAGCCTATTATTGTTGCAATATAAGTCCAATAAGGTCAAACTCATCACAACAGTGTTATCCACACTCCTCTGCTCAATGCCTTTGCATCACTAACATGTTTAATGATGAAAATCCTTTCTCATGTTCCATAatgtga